The Myxococcus virescens genome includes the window CCTCAACCTGGTGAAGGACCCCGGCAAGGCGGAGCAGGCTGGCTGACGACCATGGACACCCAAAAGACCTACGCCCTCAAGTTCATCTCAGGGAAGTACCAGGGCGGCGAATTCCCGCTGAAGGCGGACAAGCAGATCGTCATCGGCCGCTCCAGTGAGCTGGACATGGTGCTCGTGGAGGACATGGTCTCCCGCAAGCACGCGCGCATCAGCTTCTCCGATGGGAGCATCACCATCGAGGACCTGGGCTCCACCAACGGCACCTTCGTCAACGGTGAGAAGGTGAAGCAGTCCCGCCTGAAGGAAGGGGACCGCATCCTCATTGGCACGTCCATCCTCAAGCTGGTGCACCAGGGCGCCGAAGGCGCCAGTGTGGATGAGGGCACCGCCCGCCTGAAGCTGGAGGAGGCCGCCGCGGCCCAGGCCGCGCGGACCACCAACAAGGCCAGCTCCATGACGGGGAAGATTGAAGAGATTCCCCTCCCGGACCTGCTCCAGCTGTTCCACACGTCCAAGAAGAACGGCGTGCTGGTGGTGCAGCGCAGCGACCAGGAAGGGCGCATCTACCTGCGCCAGGGCCGCGTGTACTACGCCGTCATCGGCGAGAACCACAACCTGGGGCCGCAGAAGAGCTTCAACCGCATCATCACCTGGGAAGAGGGCGACTTCGAGCTGCGCCCGGCGGAGAACCAGGAGTTCATGGTGGAGCTGGACTCGTCCACCGAGGCGCTCCTCATGGACGCGCTCCGCCAGTTGGATGAAATCAAGCGCCTGCAGCCGAGCCTCCCGACGGCGGATGCCGCGCTGGCGCTGTCCTCGCCGCTGACGCCGCCGCTCAAGGAGCTGGCGCCGGAGCTGCTGGACGTGCTGCAGCTGGTGCACAACTACGGCACCCTGAACGCGGTGATGGACCACGCGGACGCGGACGACGTCGTCACCGCCGAGGCCGTGGTGCAACTGCTCAAGCGGGACTACATCCGAGCGGCCTGAGCGGTGAACGGGCGGGGCCCTTTCCGGGGCCCGCGCCGGGACGGCGAGGCGTGGGGAGCGGGTATGGCGGAGAAGAAGACGGACAAGGTGAAGCGCCTCACCGAGATGAGCCACTGCGCGGGCTGCGCGGCGAAGCTGCGGGCCTCGGACCTGGCGCAGGTGCTGGGAGGGCTGAAGTCCACGAAGGGCCCCCAGGCGCTGGTGGGGTTCTCCACGAATGACGACGCGGCCGTGTACCGGCTGGCGCCCGGCATGGCGGTGGTGGAGACGGTGGACTTCTTCCCACCGGTGGTGGACGACCCGTTCCAGTTCGGCGCCATCGCCGCGGCGAACGCGCTGTCGGACATCTACGCCATGGGCGCGCGGCCCCTCTTCGCGCTCAACCTGGTGTGCTTCCCGGATGAGCTCCCGCTGAAGGTGCTGTCGAAAATCCTGGCGGGCGGCCAGTCCAAGGCGGACGAGGCCGGCATCCCCATCCTGGGCGGCCACAGCATCCGGGACGCCGAGCCGAAGTTCGGCATGGCCGTCACCGGCGTGGTGCACCCGAAGAAGGTGCTCACCAACGCGGGCGCGAAGCCGGGGGACGTGCTGTTCCTCACCAAGCCCCTGGGCTCGGGCATCGCCACCACCGCCATCAAGCGGGGCGTGGCGTCCAAGCAACTGGCGAAGCGGGCGCTGGGGGTGATGACGACGCTCAACCGGGCCGCCGGCGAGGTGTTCGCCTCCGGGAAGTTCAAGGTGAACGCCCTCACGGACGTGACGGGCTACGGCCTGTTGGGGCACCTGCTGGAGATGATGACCGCGGCGAAGGCGCGCGCCACGCTGGACCTGGAGCGCATCCCGCTCATCGCCGAGGTCCCCGCGCTGGCGGAGGACGGCGTGGTGCCCGGTGGTACGAAGTCGAACCTCGCGCACGTCCACAAGAAGGTCCGTTTCCCAGAGGGACTGCCCGAGTGCATCCAGTGGGTGCTAGCGGACGCGCAGACCAACGGCGGCCTGCTGGCCAGCGTCCCCGCACGTCAGGCGCTCAAGGCGCTCAAGGCGCTGGAGGCGGCCGGCGTGGACGCGGCGCTGATTGGTGAAGTCCAGGCGGGGAAGCCGGGCATCGACGTGGTGGGCTGAGGCCCGGATTTCGCTCTGGCGGCCGGGCTCCGCTAGCATGCGGCCCCAGCATGCCGTCGCCGCGCCGCCCCCTCCTCGGCCTCCTGTCGTTGCTCTGGCTGGTCCCCGTCATCGCCGGGGCGGCGGAGCGTCCCGCGCGCATCATCATCGACCCGGGACACGGTGGCGCGAAGGAGGGCGCCAGGGGCCCCGGCAAGCTGCGGGAGAAGGACGTCGCGCTCCAGATTTCGCTCCGCCTTCGGGACAAGCTCGAGGCCGCGGGGGGCGACGTGTTCCTGACGCGCGAGCACGACACGCTGGTGTCGCTGACGGAGCGCGTGGCGTGGACCAATGACCACGCGCCCGACCTCTTCATCTCCATCCACGCCAACTCCATGCCCACGAAGCGGATGCGCGCGCGCACCGAGGGCGTGGAGACGTACTTTCTGTCCGCCAGCGCCTCCGGTGACGCCGCGCTCGCCGTGGCGGACCGGGAGAACGCGGAGGCACCCATGTCGCGCGCCGCGCGGACGGACTCCACGCTGGCCTTCATCCTCCAGGACCTGGCGCGCACGGAGGCGCACGCGGATTCCTCGCGCCTGGCCTACGCCATCCACCCGCGCCTCGTGCGCGGCACCCGCGCGGTGAACCGGGGCGTGCAGCAGGCGCCCTTCTTCGTCCTCTCCGGCGTGGAGTGCCCGGCCGTCCTCGTGGAGGTGGGCTACATCTCCCATCCCGTGGAGGGACCTCGGCTGGCCCGGCCGGAGTACCAGGAGAAGCTGGCCGAGGCGATTACCGAGGGCGTGCTGGCCTTCCTCAAGGAGACGCGCCGCCGGGACGCCGCCCGGGGGACCGAGGTGGCGGGCCCCGTGTCGCCCTGAGTGCAACGGCGCCAAGGCAATCGACACCCGCGCGGCGTGGCTCTGGTAGAGAAGAGGACGCTCGTCCTCATTTCCCAGGAGCCTGCTGTGCGTTCCTTTCAACGTGGTGCGCTGGACCTTCGCCCCGTCGTCCTCACCCCCGGTGTCTCCCGCTACGCGGAGGGCTCGGTGCAGGTGGAGTTCGGCCACACCAAGGTGCTCGTCACCTGCTCCACGGAGGAGCGCGTTCCGCCGCACCTGATGGGCAAGGGCTCCGGCTGGGTGACGGCGGAGTACGGCATGTTGCCGCGCGCCACGCACTCGCGGAACCAGCGTGAGTCCGCCAAGGGCAAGCAGACGGGCCGCACCATGGAAATCCAGCGGCTCATCGGCCGCTCCCTGCGCGCCGCGGTGGACCTGTCCACCCTGGGGCCTCGCACCCTGACGCTGGACTGTGACGTGCTCCAGGCGGACGGCGGCACCCGCACCGCTTCCATCACCGGGGCCTACGTGGCGCTGGTGCTGGCGCTGCGCTCGCTGCAGAAGGCCGGAACCCTCTCCAAGCTGCCCAAGCTGACGCCGCTAGCGGCCGTGTCCGTGGGCATCGTCAAGGGCGAGGTCCGGGTGGACCTGGACTACGACGAGGACTCCACCGCGGATGTGGACCTGAACCTGGTGGCCACCGCGGACGGCCGCATGGTGGAGCTGCAGGGGACGGCGGAGCACCAGCTCTTCGACCGCAAGGCCCTGGACGCCATGGTGGACGGCGGGCTGGCCGCCATCCAGAAGCTGACCGCCGCGCAGGCGCAGGTGCTGGGATGACGGTGAAGCCCCGGCTGCTCTTCGCCACGTCCAACCAGGGCAAGCTGCGCGAGCTGCGCGGCCTCGTCGGAGACTCGGTGGAGGTGGTGTCCCTGGCGGACCTGCCTCCCGTGCCCGAGCCCGTGGAGGACGGCGCCACGTTCGAGGAGAACGCGGTGAAGAAGGCCCGCGCCTATGCGGACGCCACGGGGATGCTCACCCTGGCGGATGACTCCGGCCTGTGCGTGGACGCGCTGGGCGGCAGGCCCGGTGTGCAGTCCGCGCGCTATGCCCCGGGGGATGACCGGGCCCGTTACGAGAAGCTGCTGACCGAGCTGGCCGGCGTGCCCGACGCGCAGCGCACCGCGTCCTTCCGCTGCGCGCTGGCGCTGGTGGGGCCCGGAGGAGGGGAGGCGAAGGTGGAGGTGGGGCAGTGCCAGGGCCGTATCGGCCACGCCCCGAAGGGAAGCCATGGTTTCGGCTATGACCCCGTCTTCATCCTTCCGGGCGGCGACCGTGCCCTGGCGGAGCTGACGCCGGAGGAGAAGTCGGCCATTTCCCACCGGGGGAAGGCCTTCCAGAAGATGAAGCCCCACCTGCTGGGCTTGTAGCCGTCCGGAATGCGAGGCCGTCAGTCACGTCGGCCTTGCGCGTCCGTTCGGGATGGTTCAACAATGCCGGACTTCTCGGGGCGTAGCGCAGCCTGGTAGCGCACCTGCCTTGGGCGCAGGGGGTCGGAGGTTCGAATCCTCTCGCCCCGACTTGAAGTGCAGCATCGGAAGCAGGCGGCCCGGCCAGCTCCAGTAGCTCAGCTGGATAGAGCACCGGCCTTCTAAGCCGGGGGTCGCAGGTTCGAGCCCTGCCTGGGGCGCTAACCTGGCC containing:
- a CDS encoding DUF4388 domain-containing protein yields the protein MDTQKTYALKFISGKYQGGEFPLKADKQIVIGRSSELDMVLVEDMVSRKHARISFSDGSITIEDLGSTNGTFVNGEKVKQSRLKEGDRILIGTSILKLVHQGAEGASVDEGTARLKLEEAAAAQAARTTNKASSMTGKIEEIPLPDLLQLFHTSKKNGVLVVQRSDQEGRIYLRQGRVYYAVIGENHNLGPQKSFNRIITWEEGDFELRPAENQEFMVELDSSTEALLMDALRQLDEIKRLQPSLPTADAALALSSPLTPPLKELAPELLDVLQLVHNYGTLNAVMDHADADDVVTAEAVVQLLKRDYIRAA
- the selD gene encoding selenide, water dikinase SelD; its protein translation is MAEKKTDKVKRLTEMSHCAGCAAKLRASDLAQVLGGLKSTKGPQALVGFSTNDDAAVYRLAPGMAVVETVDFFPPVVDDPFQFGAIAAANALSDIYAMGARPLFALNLVCFPDELPLKVLSKILAGGQSKADEAGIPILGGHSIRDAEPKFGMAVTGVVHPKKVLTNAGAKPGDVLFLTKPLGSGIATTAIKRGVASKQLAKRALGVMTTLNRAAGEVFASGKFKVNALTDVTGYGLLGHLLEMMTAAKARATLDLERIPLIAEVPALAEDGVVPGGTKSNLAHVHKKVRFPEGLPECIQWVLADAQTNGGLLASVPARQALKALKALEAAGVDAALIGEVQAGKPGIDVVG
- a CDS encoding N-acetylmuramoyl-L-alanine amidase family protein; amino-acid sequence: MPSPRRPLLGLLSLLWLVPVIAGAAERPARIIIDPGHGGAKEGARGPGKLREKDVALQISLRLRDKLEAAGGDVFLTREHDTLVSLTERVAWTNDHAPDLFISIHANSMPTKRMRARTEGVETYFLSASASGDAALAVADRENAEAPMSRAARTDSTLAFILQDLARTEAHADSSRLAYAIHPRLVRGTRAVNRGVQQAPFFVLSGVECPAVLVEVGYISHPVEGPRLARPEYQEKLAEAITEGVLAFLKETRRRDAARGTEVAGPVSP
- the rph gene encoding ribonuclease PH; its protein translation is MRSFQRGALDLRPVVLTPGVSRYAEGSVQVEFGHTKVLVTCSTEERVPPHLMGKGSGWVTAEYGMLPRATHSRNQRESAKGKQTGRTMEIQRLIGRSLRAAVDLSTLGPRTLTLDCDVLQADGGTRTASITGAYVALVLALRSLQKAGTLSKLPKLTPLAAVSVGIVKGEVRVDLDYDEDSTADVDLNLVATADGRMVELQGTAEHQLFDRKALDAMVDGGLAAIQKLTAAQAQVLG
- the rdgB gene encoding RdgB/HAM1 family non-canonical purine NTP pyrophosphatase; the encoded protein is MTVKPRLLFATSNQGKLRELRGLVGDSVEVVSLADLPPVPEPVEDGATFEENAVKKARAYADATGMLTLADDSGLCVDALGGRPGVQSARYAPGDDRARYEKLLTELAGVPDAQRTASFRCALALVGPGGGEAKVEVGQCQGRIGHAPKGSHGFGYDPVFILPGGDRALAELTPEEKSAISHRGKAFQKMKPHLLGL